The genomic region TTAGAGTATTCAgcttttttcaaaaaaataaataaatgatatACTGTATATTTTTTAAAGAATGGTTAACAATTTTAGGAAAAATAGTTAGTTCCtttataaaatttaaatatttttttataaaatattttaaaATCTTCTCTAATTGATGTTAATTCATTTTATATTATgatttcatttgtttttttttttttgaattctgATTGTATATTTTGTAACAAGTATAATCAATTTTACTTTTTATATATGATATATTGAATTTCTCATGAGATTTTGGGTATGAGGTTTAATTTCACCTTTTATATAACTTATGGGGCATAATCACTACAATCTAAACTTAAGTGCTTTGATTTCACAATTAGGCAATGTAATGAGGCTCAATTACCACTTTCGCGAAAAATTTACCTATAACCGCTCCTTCTAGGATGAGTGTGATATAGTATCCATATTCGTCCAATTTCAACTCTAATCCACATGCAATTGAATTGAATTTAAACCACAAAAAATTTCCaaaagaaaaggaaatattaaaaaaaatcaaaaaaatctgAATAAGGAAatcagtaggtctcatgagagaccgtctcccatAGGGAAAAaaaattcaatggatccctcaccccatcatgtgagaagtctctcaataatgctattgagagaccgtctttcCGGAATTTTTGtgtaaggaaatagggaagaaaagtcGAACCAGAAGAGGGTATGAGGAAAACTTAATGGGTCAAGTGGAAGAAACAAACAAAATAAGAGATCATAATGGTGTAAAGTCGTTTTGCTAGGAGCAAAAAAAGTGTGGatctaatagtattcttgttgcTGAATCTCTCGCTTTAATAAAAggcattttagcagctaaatacttagggtaagattattggtagtcttgagacaagactttggtgagtcttaagacaagactccctcaagactaccaataatctatcATAGTCTTAGTAAAGTcttgacaaagtcttaagttgagtcttgaaaATCCAAGACTCAATTTAAGACTCTACGTGAGTCTTGACCCCACTATTAAAAGAAGACATCCAATGAAAGAAAGgcaagtattttattattttgttctttttttttttaaaccccACATTTTCTCAAGTAAAGTGAAAAAGTAGAGTCTGAGGTGGGTCTGACTGATAATGTATAAAGTTTGAGGTAAGTCTGAGGTGGGTctaaacaaaaaataaataataaaagttagtggaaacTGATATGACAGAGTCTTAAGACTTTAGGGAGTCTTACCAATAATCATACCCTTAGAAATATCAAAGTTAATTGTagaaggtgataatttatgtgttatcaaCTCAATCCGTTGTACTTGGCAAATTCTTGGGAAAATTTCTAGTATAtattatcaaggatgtaaaattagatcttcagttctttgatgaagtgataattaaacattgctttcgtgaagccaacaaagttgcagactttatgggttttatacttctattggacatttatgtccaactctttcgaggtgatTTGAAAGTCGGCGGCTTCAACTTATCTctatcattcgaaaggatgaaaTAGGTTGGTTCTACCTAAAGGATCACTCTAGTTTTATTacctaattttaaaaaaaaaaaaaaaacaaaacaaaacaaaaaaacaaaaaaacaaaaaaaaacaaggagaaaaaaatttggaaaaaaaaaaaaactaagtcGGTTGAAAAGAAATACAACCGGGTGTATATATATCAAGAAAGATCTCTCTACCAAATCATTTATTCCGTTCACAACTTTTTCACCGTCCACAAAACAATGAACAATTCAGTTTTTAGCCGATTAAATTTTATCGATGCGATTATTATATTAACGAGCGCTAAATTaattttccgtcccattttagctAATATTTCAATCAAATTACCAAACCCTCTAACCATAAAACAATACGGTTTCAACCATCTGCTTAAACTTAAACCCCGGAAACAAAaccccaaacccaaacccgacccaatatGTCTCGACTTACCAGACGATATTCTTTTGACAATTTTAAGTAAAGTTGATATTGTCACGCTTCGGAGGTGCACCCTGGCACTGTCACAGGATGATATTCTTCCCCAAATCGTCTCGTTTTCGACACCGTTACAGGCCTCATTGTTTCTCCCAGATAAATCGCGGTGTTGGTATGGTAGATTGTTTAACAAAATTATTTCGAATTCTGTAGTACTTTTCTTAATGTGTCTGGGTAGTAATTCTGTTATACCTGAGACAGTCATAAAACTAACTGCAGACGTTTTCTTGTGGATAAACATGCCTGTGTTAAAACCCGAAGCTGTTGATTTTTTCAAAAAGCTTACTGGTTTGAGGTCGTTGGAAATCGAGCTCCCGACGACAATGCCTTGTTACGACTGTCGTGTATCGCCTCATTTGTGGTTCAAATGGGACGCGAGGTTTGGAGTTTACGACAATGTGGCTAGTTATGTTGTGTATGTGTTTGGTGATAAAGTGGATGTTAGCGAGGGTTATGCTTTTAAGAGACTGAGTCTGATATTGAGGGCAATGAAGACGGTTGCGTATCATACTATGTTACATTGTTCGTTGATGGATTTGGGGTTCGAAGGGGGTATACGCATCACGACCAAAGATGTCGGGAGGAATGCAGGGAGTATGATGATGGGTCCTCAATCGGGATGGGACGATGGTGATAAAGCCCGATTTAAGATTCTCCATTTGCCTTCGACTTTGAAATTCAATTGCTATGCAAATGACGAAGAAGAGGATGTGGTCCAAGTCCAAGATGTCGTACTCATGTTTGTAGTCTTTGTGGACGATGCTAGTGATGATCGAGATGATAATGATATTATAATGGCTTGCCTTGCTGATATGGacggcgaggaagaagaagcagcAAATCAAAGGACAGAGCTTAGACAAATTGTGGCAGAAATCATAACTGATGAAAATTGTAAGGTCATTCTTGATTCACATTCAGCTACACAATAGCCTGCGACCGACATTAATTCAGTCGCTGGATGCAGTTAGAATGCTACTGTTGTTCTGTTTTGTTTACTGGATTTTAGCAGAGCTGAAACTCTTTTGTTTATAAGAACGATTAATTATTTACTGCCTTCTATATACGCAGTTAGTGAATATGTTATTCTCAAAGTTAGTGTAGACTTCATAAAAACCTGAAACTTGTACTGTACAAACCCACGATGAGAAGGCGGCCAGTGTCGACTTCATAAAAACCTGAAACTTCAGTCTCTTTATTTCCGTGTCTATCTTTTTACTTCTGAATTGTGGGTATCAATTTGGCAAAGGGACCAACAGTGAGTGACAGCTAGGGAGAGGATGTGTGGGTAAAGTAGGGATGCAGTTGGGCATCGAGAATTGATAAGGTGAACCAAATGAATTCTTATATATACCACAAAggaaataaagcaaacagaacaGAATAACAGTAGCATTCTGTGTTTGTAACAGTTGATCGGAAAATGGCGTACCAGCCAGCAGAACAGCATATACACATAAAATATCTTCACCAGAGACAAGAAGAACAGAATTAAAATAGAAACTGCATCGAGCGACTGAACTTCAGTAAAGAATAATGACGCTTTGAAAGTTTCAGCTCTGCTAAAACGCAGCAAACAGAACATATATAACAGTAGCATTCTGAGTTTGTAACAGTTGAACCGAAACTGGCATACCAGCCAACATAACAGCATATTGACATACAATATCTTCCAAGGACATTAATAAAAATGTAACTTAGTGGTATCGATCATACGAAAACAAGCCTAACAATTTTAACCAAGAAACTAATTAATCGAGCCAGTAATTTCCAAGTTCAGCTCTATACTTTGCGAGCATATACAAAAGTTACCACCTTCAGTAAACATTTGACAGTTTGTAGTGCAAAAATTGATTTCATACTTGTAAGTTCCGCAAACAGTTGTAGACAATTACCTGCAAAACTGTGAAACTCAATCAGAGACAACGAAACTTCAGTACAGAAAAACGATTCTTTGAGAAGCAAAAGCATGACAGTAGGAAATGGACAGCTGAATCAGATGAACCAACCTGCTGTAACAAAGCAATTCATTACAAATCATAGCCCCAAACAATTTTCATCGGCTAGGATTTGTGCGACAATTTCTCTAATCTCCGTCTTATGATCAGCTTTTCCTTCCTTATCGTCCACATCACCAAGACAAGCCATTATAACATCATTATCATCTGGAATGACAGTAGCATCGACATGAGCCAAGAACAGAAGCATGACATTTTGGGCTTGAACCGGATCCTCTTGTTCATTTGTGTAGCGATTGAACTTCAAAGTCAAAGGCAACTGAAGAATCTTAAATCGGAATTCACCACCATCCCTCATTGATTGAGGACCAATCATCATACCCCCATTCCCCTCAGCATCTTTACTCATGAACGTCAAACCCGTCTTCCAAGTCTTCCAATCATTCCCTTGGTACCCCAATTCCGCCAACATCGAACCATGGAACATAGTATGATACAAAACCGTCTTCATTCCTTTCAAAAACTGATCACTGTCACTGTCGCTGTCATTCGCCTTATCAGCAAAGACAAACAGAATATAATCCGACACTGAGCCGTGGATACCAAACTTGGCTTCCCACCTGAACCACAAATGAGGCGACACACGACAGTCGTAACAAGGCATTGTCGGAAGCTCAACTTCTAACAATTTCAACCCAGTAAGCTTATCGAAAAAATTAACTGCTTGCGGTTTTAACTTAGCCGTGTTTACCCACAAGAAGACTGATAAAGTTACTGAGATTACTTTCGCAGGTAAAAACCGTTTAACAGAAACAGAAAAGAGTCCGAGAAATGGGATAAATTTCGAAACGAATTTATTAAACAGTCTACCATACCAACATCCTGACTTATCTGGGAAAAACAACGAGGCATCTAACGGTGTCGAAAACGAGACAATTTGGGGAAGAATAGAATCCAGTGACAGTACCAGGGTGCACCTGCGAAGCCTGACAATATCAACTTTGCTTAAAATTGAAACAATAACATCGTCTGGTAAATCGAGACATATGGGTTCGGGTTCTGGTTTGGGTTCTTGTGTCGTGGGTTTAAGCTTAAGCAAATGGTTGAAGTCGTATTGAGGTAATTTCATTGAAAGATTAGTTAAGATAGGATGGAGGATGAATTTTGCACCGGTTAATATAATTATCGCATCTATTACATTTAATTTGCTAACAACGGAATTGTTCATAATTGTAAGTTGTAACTTGTAACACTTGATTTTGTGGAGGAAGTGAAAGATTTGTGATGAGAATTGGGAATAATTTGTGTGGTAAGATATTTTTTACTCTCCACTCCCTTGTTTCAACTGATTTCTTGTGAAAAAAGATTTCTCATTTTCTCATTTATTAATTGTCTTTTGTCTTTTACTTCTCTAGTACATGTATATGTGTACCACCTATTTTCGTCctatttgaattttgatttttaattataACAAGTACTCGTACTCATTTGCGACATTGTATAATcgattaaaataatattaaaaatacccatatttcataaattctaGATTAGGTGGGTAGTTGGGAAATAAGGAGGGAATGATGGGATAAAAAGGAAGGGAAATATAGAAATGAAGGGAGTCATTAGGGTAATAAATTAGTTTAGTATATAAttaactagattttgtgcccgtgcgttgcacgggttatAATATTGGCTCGCTTCTAATTGTTATGGTACTTTTAATACTATTTAAAACGGTGTTCACAATCACAAAATAATTACAtgggaaacattataaaaactatattggattctttaaaaatgaactaaaaaaacAATCCAACAATGCTACTTGATGTACCTAATTAATTTGTACTAAAATACTTAATTTTCATCCTAATCCAACAATAATCCCAATTTCTCCCATCCCTTCTTTCTCTCACCTGGGAGAAGATCAGTTAAAAAAAAATCCCCAAATAATAGGGGTTCTTTTTCTTCTTTGATGCATACGGGTTACCTAATATAGTCTTGAATATTTTGAGCTTCCAAAACATTGTTATGGATGTCTATTAATTAAAAAGGACTTGGTTACAAACTTACTTGAAACACTTATTAagccaaataatcaatattagcTAAAAAGGTAAGATATTGTGGATGACATGAATAGAAATGTCAAATTATTGTTGAAGTCAAATTTAATTTATCAACctctttattttaaaaaaaaaaattaaatttaaattaaattttataatttttaatttaaataattattttATGAAAACTAATTTAATTCAGATAATTAATAATTACATTAGCAATAACTATTTTCTTTATATATAGACAGAGTCCACATTATACGTACCTAAAATACATATTAAAGCCAATTTTATTTAGTCTTGGATTTCATGCGTTTTGTTCCTATACTGTCTTGATTTATCAATTGCACAATAGTGTTATTGTATGTTTTTgtctaattataattattaacatGCCATAAAAAAA from Silene latifolia isolate original U9 population chromosome 3, ASM4854445v1, whole genome shotgun sequence harbors:
- the LOC141648511 gene encoding uncharacterized protein LOC141648511, with protein sequence MNNSVVSKLNVIDAIIILTGAKFILHPILTNLSMKLPQYDFNHLLKLKPTTQEPKPEPEPICLDLPDDVIVSILSKVDIVRLRRCTLVLSLDSILPQIVSFSTPLDASLFFPDKSGCWYGRLFNKFVSKFIPFLGLFSVSVKRFLPAKVISVTLSVFLWVNTAKLKPQAVNFFDKLTGLKLLEVELPTMPCYDCRVSPHLWFRWEAKFGIHGSVSDYILFVFADKANDSDSDSDQFLKGMKTVLYHTMFHGSMLAELGYQGNDWKTWKTGLTFMSKDAEGNGGMMIGPQSMRDGGEFRFKILQLPLTLKFNRYTNEQEDPVQAQNVMLLFLAHVDATVIPDDNDVIMACLGDVDDKEGKADHKTEIREIVAQILADENCLGL